A single window of Sphaerodactylus townsendi isolate TG3544 linkage group LG03, MPM_Stown_v2.3, whole genome shotgun sequence DNA harbors:
- the LOC125428700 gene encoding uncharacterized protein LOC125428700 isoform X2, with product MNSGNPPSGPPRSFVEVAVFFTKEEWALLDPAQRVLYWEVTHENYETAVSLGLWVPEPFVDSQYHPTEKWLLQSDEESDKCAVVPFSGLWVPEPFVGSQHHLTGKWLLQSDEESDRCAIVPLSGGSSAKGPGRGVAWKEAETRDLIGLWGKPTVQQTLKKTIRNLEVFAKVAADMRSRGHNRTAVECRNRTKTLRRDFKRVVQHNRVPGNKKKTMPFYEELDVIIRHAPPSCETQSVACTRTTGYFLQPPHPCEFQSLFPAISGMDIRASPPSPMNLGAPNDLLLDSESARIDEAILLAQPVGEECQPAGTSQAEAPGDSSNERTSSAQPVGEEYQPAGTSQAQAHGDSSNERTSSGQTRSMPAMETSPERKALLEKRRQRRVGVLSDLGHQLLEQGAADAEEARQERRERRWAMDRHFELMLGIRGALDRGFAAVEALTSILTSKLTSQDPVPQDKRPAPSCALPGGDAWPTLAEDTPQLPTPSGNFSDPLHPVPESQPTVLLGASLLRSQLAAHDSNPGSHGVRSSSTIPGAGEGALLPPGTQSTPQAGQQEEFGTNQPKTGAA from the exons ATGAACAGTGGAAATCCTCCTTCAGGGCCCCCCAGGTCCTTTGTGGAGGTGGCCGTTTTCTTCACGAAGGAggaatgggctctgctggatccggCCCAAAGAGTCCTGTACTGGGAAGTCACGCATGAGAATTACGAGACAGCAGTTTCTCTGG GACTTTGGGTTCCTGAACCATTCGTTGATTCTCAGTACCATCCAACAGAAAAGTGGTTGCTCCAGAGCGATGAAGAATCGGACAAATGTGCTGTTGTCCCCTTTTCAG GACTTTGGGTTCCTGAACCATTCGTTGGTTCTCAGCACCATCTAACAGGAAAGTGGCTCCTCCAGAGCGATGAAGAATCGGACAGGTGTGCCATTGTCCCCTTGTCAG GAGGGAGCTCTGCAAAGGGGCCAGGCAGAGGTGTGGCGTGGAAGGAGGCCGAAACCAGGGACCTGATTGGGCTCTGGGGAAAGCCGACGGTCCAGCAAACCCTGAAAAAAACCATCAGGAACTTGGAAGTGTTTGCAAAGGTGGCTGCAGACATGAGGAGTCGTGGTCACAACAGGACTGCCGTCGAGTGCCGCAACAGGACGAAGACACTGAGGCGGGATTTCAAACGCGTGGTGCAGCACAACAGGGTCCCTGGCAACAAGAAGAAGACCAtgcccttctatgaggagctGGACGTGATTATCAGGCACGCCCCCCCATCATGCGAAACACAGAGTGTGGCGTGCACGAGGACGACGGGGTACTTCCTCCAGCCTCCCCACCCCTGTGAGTTTCAGAGCCTCTTCCCAGCAATCAGCGGAATGGACATTCGCGCTTCTCCACCAAGTCCCATGAACTTGG GGGCTCCCAACGACCTACTGCTTGACTCAGAGTCAGCGCGGATTGATGAGGCAATTCTGCTGG CTCAGCCAGTTGGAGAGGAGTGTCAACCTGCGGGGACCTCCCAAGCAGAGGCGCCTGGTGACTCATCCAATGAAAGAACCTCCAGCG CTCAGCCAGTAGGAGAAGAATATCAACCTGCGGGGACCTCACAAGCACAGGCGCATGGTGACTCATCAAATGAAAGAACCTCTAGCG GCCAAACTAGATCAATGCCAGCCATGGAGACGAGCCCAGAGCGCAAGGCGTTGTTGGAGAAGAGGAGGCAGCGGCGAGTTGGTGTTCTCTCGGACCTCGGCCACCAGCTCCTAGAACAAGGCGCTGCGGATGCGGAAGAGGCCAGGCAGGAGAGGCGGGAGAGGCGTTGGGCCATGGACAGACACTTTGAATTGATGCTCGGCATTCGTGGAGCTCTTGATAGGGGTTTTGCTGCAGTTGAGGCTCTGACTAGCATACTTACTTCAAAGTTGACGAGTCAGGACCCGGTGCCCCAAGACAAGCGCCCTGCGCCATCCTGTGCATTGCCGGGTGGTGATGCGTGGCCAACCCTGGCCGAGGACACACCCCAACTCCCAACTCCATCGGGGAATTTTTCCGATCCCCTCCACCCCGTCCCAGAAAGTCAGCCAACCGTTTTGCTGGGTGCATCGTTGCTCAGATCCCAGTTGGCAGCACACGACTCAAACCCTGGCTCGCATGGTGTGCGTTCAAGTTCTACCATCCCAGGAGCTGGTGAGGGTGCTCTGCTCCCCCCTGGCACCCAGAGCACCCCGCAGGCTGGACAGCAGGAAGAGTTTGGGACAAACCAGCCCAAGACAGGGGCAGCGTAA
- the LOC125428700 gene encoding uncharacterized protein LOC125428700 isoform X3, giving the protein MLPCVKRKMNSGNPPSGPPRSFVEVAVFFTKEEWALLDPAQRVLYWEVTHENYETAVSLGLWVPEPFVDSQYHPTEKWLLQSDEESDKCAVVPFSGLWVPEPFVGSQHHLTGKWLLQSDEESDRCAIVPLSGGSSAKGPGRGVAWKEAETRDLIGLWGKPTVQQTLKKTIRNLEVFAKVAADMRSRGHNRTAVECRNRTKTLRRDFKRVVQHNRVPGNKKKTMPFYEELDVIIRHAPPSCETQSVACTRTTGYFLQPPHPCEFQSLFPAISGMDIRASPPSPMNLGAPNDLLLDSESARIDEAILLAQPVGEECQPAGTSQAEAPGDSSNERTSSGQTRSMPAMETSPERKALLEKRRQRRVGVLSDLGHQLLEQGAADAEEARQERRERRWAMDRHFELMLGIRGALDRGFAAVEALTSILTSKLTSQDPVPQDKRPAPSCALPGGDAWPTLAEDTPQLPTPSGNFSDPLHPVPESQPTVLLGASLLRSQLAAHDSNPGSHGVRSSSTIPGAGEGALLPPGTQSTPQAGQQEEFGTNQPKTGAA; this is encoded by the exons ATGCTTCCTTGTGTGAAGAGAAAGATGAACAGTGGAAATCCTCCTTCAGGGCCCCCCAGGTCCTTTGTGGAGGTGGCCGTTTTCTTCACGAAGGAggaatgggctctgctggatccggCCCAAAGAGTCCTGTACTGGGAAGTCACGCATGAGAATTACGAGACAGCAGTTTCTCTGG GACTTTGGGTTCCTGAACCATTCGTTGATTCTCAGTACCATCCAACAGAAAAGTGGTTGCTCCAGAGCGATGAAGAATCGGACAAATGTGCTGTTGTCCCCTTTTCAG GACTTTGGGTTCCTGAACCATTCGTTGGTTCTCAGCACCATCTAACAGGAAAGTGGCTCCTCCAGAGCGATGAAGAATCGGACAGGTGTGCCATTGTCCCCTTGTCAG GAGGGAGCTCTGCAAAGGGGCCAGGCAGAGGTGTGGCGTGGAAGGAGGCCGAAACCAGGGACCTGATTGGGCTCTGGGGAAAGCCGACGGTCCAGCAAACCCTGAAAAAAACCATCAGGAACTTGGAAGTGTTTGCAAAGGTGGCTGCAGACATGAGGAGTCGTGGTCACAACAGGACTGCCGTCGAGTGCCGCAACAGGACGAAGACACTGAGGCGGGATTTCAAACGCGTGGTGCAGCACAACAGGGTCCCTGGCAACAAGAAGAAGACCAtgcccttctatgaggagctGGACGTGATTATCAGGCACGCCCCCCCATCATGCGAAACACAGAGTGTGGCGTGCACGAGGACGACGGGGTACTTCCTCCAGCCTCCCCACCCCTGTGAGTTTCAGAGCCTCTTCCCAGCAATCAGCGGAATGGACATTCGCGCTTCTCCACCAAGTCCCATGAACTTGG GGGCTCCCAACGACCTACTGCTTGACTCAGAGTCAGCGCGGATTGATGAGGCAATTCTGCTGG CTCAGCCAGTTGGAGAGGAGTGTCAACCTGCGGGGACCTCCCAAGCAGAGGCGCCTGGTGACTCATCCAATGAAAGAACCTCCAGCG GCCAAACTAGATCAATGCCAGCCATGGAGACGAGCCCAGAGCGCAAGGCGTTGTTGGAGAAGAGGAGGCAGCGGCGAGTTGGTGTTCTCTCGGACCTCGGCCACCAGCTCCTAGAACAAGGCGCTGCGGATGCGGAAGAGGCCAGGCAGGAGAGGCGGGAGAGGCGTTGGGCCATGGACAGACACTTTGAATTGATGCTCGGCATTCGTGGAGCTCTTGATAGGGGTTTTGCTGCAGTTGAGGCTCTGACTAGCATACTTACTTCAAAGTTGACGAGTCAGGACCCGGTGCCCCAAGACAAGCGCCCTGCGCCATCCTGTGCATTGCCGGGTGGTGATGCGTGGCCAACCCTGGCCGAGGACACACCCCAACTCCCAACTCCATCGGGGAATTTTTCCGATCCCCTCCACCCCGTCCCAGAAAGTCAGCCAACCGTTTTGCTGGGTGCATCGTTGCTCAGATCCCAGTTGGCAGCACACGACTCAAACCCTGGCTCGCATGGTGTGCGTTCAAGTTCTACCATCCCAGGAGCTGGTGAGGGTGCTCTGCTCCCCCCTGGCACCCAGAGCACCCCGCAGGCTGGACAGCAGGAAGAGTTTGGGACAAACCAGCCCAAGACAGGGGCAGCGTAA
- the LOC125428700 gene encoding uncharacterized protein LOC125428700 isoform X1, with translation MLPCVKRKMNSGNPPSGPPRSFVEVAVFFTKEEWALLDPAQRVLYWEVTHENYETAVSLGLWVPEPFVDSQYHPTEKWLLQSDEESDKCAVVPFSGLWVPEPFVGSQHHLTGKWLLQSDEESDRCAIVPLSGGSSAKGPGRGVAWKEAETRDLIGLWGKPTVQQTLKKTIRNLEVFAKVAADMRSRGHNRTAVECRNRTKTLRRDFKRVVQHNRVPGNKKKTMPFYEELDVIIRHAPPSCETQSVACTRTTGYFLQPPHPCEFQSLFPAISGMDIRASPPSPMNLGAPNDLLLDSESARIDEAILLAQPVGEECQPAGTSQAEAPGDSSNERTSSAQPVGEEYQPAGTSQAQAHGDSSNERTSSGQTRSMPAMETSPERKALLEKRRQRRVGVLSDLGHQLLEQGAADAEEARQERRERRWAMDRHFELMLGIRGALDRGFAAVEALTSILTSKLTSQDPVPQDKRPAPSCALPGGDAWPTLAEDTPQLPTPSGNFSDPLHPVPESQPTVLLGASLLRSQLAAHDSNPGSHGVRSSSTIPGAGEGALLPPGTQSTPQAGQQEEFGTNQPKTGAA, from the exons ATGCTTCCTTGTGTGAAGAGAAAGATGAACAGTGGAAATCCTCCTTCAGGGCCCCCCAGGTCCTTTGTGGAGGTGGCCGTTTTCTTCACGAAGGAggaatgggctctgctggatccggCCCAAAGAGTCCTGTACTGGGAAGTCACGCATGAGAATTACGAGACAGCAGTTTCTCTGG GACTTTGGGTTCCTGAACCATTCGTTGATTCTCAGTACCATCCAACAGAAAAGTGGTTGCTCCAGAGCGATGAAGAATCGGACAAATGTGCTGTTGTCCCCTTTTCAG GACTTTGGGTTCCTGAACCATTCGTTGGTTCTCAGCACCATCTAACAGGAAAGTGGCTCCTCCAGAGCGATGAAGAATCGGACAGGTGTGCCATTGTCCCCTTGTCAG GAGGGAGCTCTGCAAAGGGGCCAGGCAGAGGTGTGGCGTGGAAGGAGGCCGAAACCAGGGACCTGATTGGGCTCTGGGGAAAGCCGACGGTCCAGCAAACCCTGAAAAAAACCATCAGGAACTTGGAAGTGTTTGCAAAGGTGGCTGCAGACATGAGGAGTCGTGGTCACAACAGGACTGCCGTCGAGTGCCGCAACAGGACGAAGACACTGAGGCGGGATTTCAAACGCGTGGTGCAGCACAACAGGGTCCCTGGCAACAAGAAGAAGACCAtgcccttctatgaggagctGGACGTGATTATCAGGCACGCCCCCCCATCATGCGAAACACAGAGTGTGGCGTGCACGAGGACGACGGGGTACTTCCTCCAGCCTCCCCACCCCTGTGAGTTTCAGAGCCTCTTCCCAGCAATCAGCGGAATGGACATTCGCGCTTCTCCACCAAGTCCCATGAACTTGG GGGCTCCCAACGACCTACTGCTTGACTCAGAGTCAGCGCGGATTGATGAGGCAATTCTGCTGG CTCAGCCAGTTGGAGAGGAGTGTCAACCTGCGGGGACCTCCCAAGCAGAGGCGCCTGGTGACTCATCCAATGAAAGAACCTCCAGCG CTCAGCCAGTAGGAGAAGAATATCAACCTGCGGGGACCTCACAAGCACAGGCGCATGGTGACTCATCAAATGAAAGAACCTCTAGCG GCCAAACTAGATCAATGCCAGCCATGGAGACGAGCCCAGAGCGCAAGGCGTTGTTGGAGAAGAGGAGGCAGCGGCGAGTTGGTGTTCTCTCGGACCTCGGCCACCAGCTCCTAGAACAAGGCGCTGCGGATGCGGAAGAGGCCAGGCAGGAGAGGCGGGAGAGGCGTTGGGCCATGGACAGACACTTTGAATTGATGCTCGGCATTCGTGGAGCTCTTGATAGGGGTTTTGCTGCAGTTGAGGCTCTGACTAGCATACTTACTTCAAAGTTGACGAGTCAGGACCCGGTGCCCCAAGACAAGCGCCCTGCGCCATCCTGTGCATTGCCGGGTGGTGATGCGTGGCCAACCCTGGCCGAGGACACACCCCAACTCCCAACTCCATCGGGGAATTTTTCCGATCCCCTCCACCCCGTCCCAGAAAGTCAGCCAACCGTTTTGCTGGGTGCATCGTTGCTCAGATCCCAGTTGGCAGCACACGACTCAAACCCTGGCTCGCATGGTGTGCGTTCAAGTTCTACCATCCCAGGAGCTGGTGAGGGTGCTCTGCTCCCCCCTGGCACCCAGAGCACCCCGCAGGCTGGACAGCAGGAAGAGTTTGGGACAAACCAGCCCAAGACAGGGGCAGCGTAA
- the LOC125430078 gene encoding gastrula zinc finger protein XlCGF57.1-like has product MFALCLHQSGNKVLSSRNVLGKLTGKWFLQSNEESDRCAVVPLSGDAPETERKELLGGVSSQSNQDLEVEPWDGDGPQGQLTIKRRGKQKQRKEVVASQDRNISENPVQSKIQKERGGDECPLNSHTDRKTYSCLECGKSFSWNSQLTIHQRIHTGEKPFKCQECGKSFSQKGELTSHHRVHTGEKPYKCFECGKSFSHSGKLANHRRIHTGEKPYKCQECGKSFSQSTSLSSHFRLHTGEKLYQCSECGKSFSWKSKLTNHQRVHTGEKPYKCLECGKSFSQRTHLSTHLLLHTGERLHGCSECGKRFSQKVHLTSHQNIHSGKGPFKCSDCGKNFCNKSFLDQHKRIHTGEKPYECSECGKIFFHSVSLTKHQRIHTGEKPYKCLECGKSFSQRSTLTSHLLLHTGEKPYQCSECGRNFSCRGNLAKHQRIHTGEKPYKCLQCEKSFRHSTSFSTHLLLHTGEKPYQCSECGESFRLKVNLNSHQFIHTGEDPFKCSDCGQSCSNKSHLNQHKRIHSGEKPYTCLDCRKSFSRRDHLTRHRRIHTRGKTSH; this is encoded by the exons atgttTGCATTGTGTCTGCATCAATCTGGAAATAAAGTTCTTAGCAGCAGGAATGTTCTTGGAAAGCTAACAGGAAAGTGGTTCCTCCAGAGCAATGAAGAATCTgacaggtgtgctgttgttcccTTGTCAG GAGATGCACCAGAGACTGAGAGAAAGGAGCTACTAGGAGGGGTGTCTTCCCAAAGCAACCAGGATCTGGAAGTGGAACCTTGGGACGGAGATGGACCGCAGGGGCAGCTGACAAtaaagaggagagggaaacagaagcagaggaaggaagtggTTGCCTCCCAGGACAGAAACATATCTGAGAACCCAGTgcaaagcaaaatacaaaaagaaaggggaggggatgaGTGCCCCCTGAATAGCCATACAGACAGGAAAACATATAGCTGCTTGGAGTGTGGCAAGAGCTTCTCTTGGAATTCTCAGCTAACTATACATcagaggattcacacaggagagaagccatttaaatgccaggaatgtgggaagagcttcagtcaGAAAGGAGAGCTTACTTCTCATCACCGTGTTCATactggagagaagccatataagtgcttcgagtgtgggaagagcttctctCACAGTGGCAAGCTTGCTAATCATCgtagaatccacacaggggagaagccatataaatgccaggaatgtgggaagagcttcagtcaGAGCACAAGCCTTTCATCACACTTCCGGCTTCACACAGGTGAAAAATTGTATCAGTGCTCAGAATGTGGGAAGAGCTTCTCTTGGAAAAGCAAGCTCACTAAtcatcaaagggttcacacaggagagaagccatataaatgcttggaatgtgggaagagcttcagtcaGAGGACACACCTTTCAACACACCTCCTtcttcacacaggggagagactaCATGGGTGTTCAGAATGTGGGAAGCGCTTCAGTCAGAAAGTGCATCTTACTTCACATCAAAACATCCACTCTGGGAAGGGTCCCTTTAAATGCTCTGATTGTGGCAAGAACTTTTGTAATAAATCATTCCTTGATCAACAtaagagaatccacacaggagagaagccatatgaatgctcagagtgtgggaagatCTTCTTTCATAGTGTCAGCCTCACTAaacatcaaaggattcacacaggggagaagccatataaatgcttggagtgtgggaagagcttcagtcaGAGGTCAACCCTTACATCACATCTTCTGCTTCATACAGGTGAGAAACCATATCAGTGCTCAGAATGTGGGAGGAACTTCTCTTGCAGAGGCAACCTCGCTAaacatcaaaggattcacacaggggagaagccatataaatgcttgcagtgtgaGAAGAGCTTCAGGCATAGCACAAGCTTTTCAACACACCTCCTGCTTCACACTGGTGAGAAACCATATCAGTGTTCAGAATGTGGGGAAAGCTTCAGACTGAAAGTCAACCTTAATTCACATCAATTCATTCACACTGGGGAGGATCCATTTAAATGCTCTGATTGTGGCCAGAGCTGTTCTAATAAATCACATCTTAATCAACATAAGAGGATTCactcaggagagaagccatatacaTGCTTGGATTGTCGGAAGAGCTTCTCTCGTCGTGACCACCTCACTAGACATCGAAGGATTCACACTAGGGGGAAAACATCTCATTGA
- the LOC125428700 gene encoding uncharacterized protein LOC125428700 isoform X4 codes for MAGVSGDAVSGVSGGSSAKGPGRGVAWKEAETRDLIGLWGKPTVQQTLKKTIRNLEVFAKVAADMRSRGHNRTAVECRNRTKTLRRDFKRVVQHNRVPGNKKKTMPFYEELDVIIRHAPPSCETQSVACTRTTGYFLQPPHPCEFQSLFPAISGMDIRASPPSPMNLGAPNDLLLDSESARIDEAILLAQPVGEECQPAGTSQAEAPGDSSNERTSSAQPVGEEYQPAGTSQAQAHGDSSNERTSSGQTRSMPAMETSPERKALLEKRRQRRVGVLSDLGHQLLEQGAADAEEARQERRERRWAMDRHFELMLGIRGALDRGFAAVEALTSILTSKLTSQDPVPQDKRPAPSCALPGGDAWPTLAEDTPQLPTPSGNFSDPLHPVPESQPTVLLGASLLRSQLAAHDSNPGSHGVRSSSTIPGAGEGALLPPGTQSTPQAGQQEEFGTNQPKTGAA; via the exons ATGGCTGGTGTGAGTGGCGACGCTGTTTCTGGTGTCTCAGGAGGGAGCTCTGCAAAGGGGCCAGGCAGAGGTGTGGCGTGGAAGGAGGCCGAAACCAGGGACCTGATTGGGCTCTGGGGAAAGCCGACGGTCCAGCAAACCCTGAAAAAAACCATCAGGAACTTGGAAGTGTTTGCAAAGGTGGCTGCAGACATGAGGAGTCGTGGTCACAACAGGACTGCCGTCGAGTGCCGCAACAGGACGAAGACACTGAGGCGGGATTTCAAACGCGTGGTGCAGCACAACAGGGTCCCTGGCAACAAGAAGAAGACCAtgcccttctatgaggagctGGACGTGATTATCAGGCACGCCCCCCCATCATGCGAAACACAGAGTGTGGCGTGCACGAGGACGACGGGGTACTTCCTCCAGCCTCCCCACCCCTGTGAGTTTCAGAGCCTCTTCCCAGCAATCAGCGGAATGGACATTCGCGCTTCTCCACCAAGTCCCATGAACTTGG GGGCTCCCAACGACCTACTGCTTGACTCAGAGTCAGCGCGGATTGATGAGGCAATTCTGCTGG CTCAGCCAGTTGGAGAGGAGTGTCAACCTGCGGGGACCTCCCAAGCAGAGGCGCCTGGTGACTCATCCAATGAAAGAACCTCCAGCG CTCAGCCAGTAGGAGAAGAATATCAACCTGCGGGGACCTCACAAGCACAGGCGCATGGTGACTCATCAAATGAAAGAACCTCTAGCG GCCAAACTAGATCAATGCCAGCCATGGAGACGAGCCCAGAGCGCAAGGCGTTGTTGGAGAAGAGGAGGCAGCGGCGAGTTGGTGTTCTCTCGGACCTCGGCCACCAGCTCCTAGAACAAGGCGCTGCGGATGCGGAAGAGGCCAGGCAGGAGAGGCGGGAGAGGCGTTGGGCCATGGACAGACACTTTGAATTGATGCTCGGCATTCGTGGAGCTCTTGATAGGGGTTTTGCTGCAGTTGAGGCTCTGACTAGCATACTTACTTCAAAGTTGACGAGTCAGGACCCGGTGCCCCAAGACAAGCGCCCTGCGCCATCCTGTGCATTGCCGGGTGGTGATGCGTGGCCAACCCTGGCCGAGGACACACCCCAACTCCCAACTCCATCGGGGAATTTTTCCGATCCCCTCCACCCCGTCCCAGAAAGTCAGCCAACCGTTTTGCTGGGTGCATCGTTGCTCAGATCCCAGTTGGCAGCACACGACTCAAACCCTGGCTCGCATGGTGTGCGTTCAAGTTCTACCATCCCAGGAGCTGGTGAGGGTGCTCTGCTCCCCCCTGGCACCCAGAGCACCCCGCAGGCTGGACAGCAGGAAGAGTTTGGGACAAACCAGCCCAAGACAGGGGCAGCGTAA